One region of Flavobacterium pisciphilum genomic DNA includes:
- a CDS encoding helix-turn-helix domain-containing protein gives MDKTILEFDHIYSLTSKWQQKFIDEFGCTMITDHLLNFPQDVVDGAAYFMDISPDIAVVVIDVTMKKKIRFTRMKTDEDFWIIYYDLSERFNRHEVNDVKHKIGYKSKLSFGIIDNKTTSSYVSEVGNKSYSFRLLISKKIIKSFFEKEGLEKSLTAFFKSNRQKMFFYGHIDSRSKLVLHDLKKQNMAGFNYEFRLKNATYNLLAYFFERLTDNSFNVKSLLEKDVEEVMKSQDFLLSDLLMPFPGVTILAEIANMSVSKFSNLYKNIYGKSPALFFKIEKLELAKELLENGDFKSVSDLSYALGYKKTTYFSSIYKNYFGVLPNTVRT, from the coding sequence ATGGATAAAACAATACTAGAATTTGACCATATTTATTCTCTGACTTCTAAATGGCAGCAAAAATTTATTGATGAATTTGGCTGTACTATGATTACAGATCATTTACTGAATTTTCCTCAAGATGTTGTTGATGGCGCTGCCTATTTTATGGATATTTCTCCAGATATAGCGGTAGTGGTTATAGATGTTACTATGAAGAAAAAAATCCGGTTTACGAGAATGAAAACCGATGAAGATTTTTGGATTATATATTATGATTTAAGTGAACGATTTAATAGACACGAGGTTAATGATGTAAAACATAAAATAGGTTATAAATCAAAACTGAGTTTTGGAATTATAGATAATAAGACTACAAGCTCTTACGTATCAGAGGTGGGGAACAAAAGTTACTCGTTTCGATTATTGATAAGTAAAAAAATTATTAAAAGCTTTTTTGAAAAAGAGGGATTAGAAAAGAGTCTTACCGCTTTTTTTAAAAGCAACAGACAGAAAATGTTTTTTTATGGACACATTGATAGCAGGAGTAAACTAGTACTTCATGACCTGAAAAAGCAAAACATGGCTGGTTTTAATTATGAGTTCCGTTTAAAAAACGCTACCTATAATTTATTGGCTTATTTTTTTGAAAGGCTAACGGATAATAGTTTTAATGTGAAATCGTTACTCGAAAAAGACGTCGAGGAGGTTATGAAAAGCCAAGATTTTTTATTATCAGATCTTTTAATGCCTTTCCCTGGAGTAACAATCTTAGCAGAAATTGCGAACATGTCGGTTTCTAAATTTTCAAATCTGTATAAAAATATATATGGAAAAAGTCCTGCTTTATTTTTTAAAATTGAGAAGTTAGAATTAGCCAAAGAATTATTAGAAAATGGAGATTTTAAATCAGTTAGTGATTTGTCTTATGCATTGGGCTATAAAAAAACAACTTATTTTTCTTCTATTTATAAAAATTACTTTGGGGTTTTGCCCAATACGGTCCGAACATAA
- a CDS encoding outer membrane beta-barrel protein, translated as MRKLYSCLLLAIGFVVSAQEKPKESPHRLIFSAIGTLNKQLEKPTAGKSTIENGYQVGLGYRYYLNSKWSLGSGLEYQYYKTNTSLATLTDRYTTTDLEGDSFEYRYTATAYSENQKMHYLAVPVTIQFETTGPASWYVNVGMQVGFNLAANYETSIDALTTSGYYPQWNVELHDPKFIGFGTWSDFNSKKQDLELKTLFMLTAESGIKLQMTPKSNLYVGLYVNYGLNDIKKEKVSQSPITYNTNTPEKPIVNSLLYATDNKGTSYLSQFNLISFGIKLNWSWKI; from the coding sequence ATGAGAAAATTATATAGTTGTTTACTCTTAGCAATTGGTTTTGTTGTAAGTGCACAAGAAAAACCAAAAGAAAGCCCGCATCGCCTTATATTCTCTGCTATTGGAACGCTCAACAAGCAACTAGAAAAACCAACAGCTGGAAAATCTACTATTGAAAATGGATATCAGGTAGGTCTTGGTTATCGGTATTACCTCAATTCTAAATGGAGTTTGGGTTCGGGACTAGAATATCAATATTACAAAACAAATACATCTCTCGCCACTCTCACAGATCGCTATACAACAACGGATTTAGAAGGCGATTCTTTTGAGTATAGATATACTGCAACTGCTTACAGCGAAAACCAAAAGATGCATTATCTGGCTGTTCCAGTAACTATTCAATTTGAGACGACAGGCCCTGCAAGTTGGTATGTCAATGTAGGGATGCAAGTGGGCTTTAATCTTGCTGCTAATTATGAAACGTCTATCGATGCGCTTACAACCAGTGGGTATTATCCGCAATGGAATGTAGAATTACACGACCCAAAATTTATAGGATTCGGAACTTGGTCTGATTTTAATTCCAAAAAACAGGATTTAGAATTAAAAACCTTATTCATGCTTACTGCCGAATCGGGGATTAAATTACAAATGACTCCTAAGAGTAATCTTTATGTTGGGCTTTATGTGAATTATGGTTTAAACGATATCAAAAAAGAAAAGGTCTCCCAAAGCCCGATAACTTACAATACAAATACTCCCGAAAAACCAATAGTTAATTCCTTACTATATGCAACCGATAATAAAGGAACTTCCTATTTAAGCCAGTTCAACTTGATTTCTTTTGGTATAAAACTGAATTGGAGTTGGAAAATATAA
- a CDS encoding helix-turn-helix transcriptional regulator has product MKVVEYDFDSNPNWVEVIANAMGGVIDGNRIKGDNDLYKGMHLISEIEEDIIGLLVDTTFKEEVLLKHTNNTDASFVALCFYLFDFDVNLIFEGSAIQFGKLDYNFMMLDGALNLDHQIDEKQMQSYIIYIIIKKTALREYMNKIYGFTDNIFFDTEKNMIINLDRIPHESLVFIDNFRKISPDTPFYELKFKALVYRLLENYLEQLKTKKIIIGKVVSEDVKRIIASQRFLQKNNEGIFPGIDSLANEALMSIANYKKKFTKILGLSPAAYFYNSKLEKAKQLLETKQYTVGEIAEKLNYSSASYLSKGFSKRYGVSPKEYQNLL; this is encoded by the coding sequence ATGAAAGTAGTGGAGTATGATTTTGATAGCAACCCAAATTGGGTTGAAGTGATAGCAAATGCTATGGGAGGCGTAATTGATGGCAATAGGATAAAGGGGGATAATGATCTCTATAAAGGGATGCATTTAATCTCAGAAATAGAAGAAGATATTATCGGATTGTTGGTTGATACTACTTTTAAAGAGGAAGTATTATTAAAACATACAAACAATACAGATGCTAGTTTTGTAGCGCTCTGTTTTTATCTGTTTGATTTTGATGTTAATTTAATTTTTGAAGGAAGTGCCATACAATTTGGAAAACTAGATTACAATTTCATGATGTTAGATGGTGCTTTAAACTTGGATCACCAAATCGATGAAAAACAAATGCAAAGCTATATTATTTATATCATCATTAAAAAAACGGCTTTAAGAGAATACATGAATAAGATTTATGGATTTACAGATAATATTTTTTTTGATACTGAAAAAAATATGATAATCAACTTAGATAGAATACCACATGAAAGCTTGGTTTTTATAGACAATTTCAGAAAAATTTCACCCGATACTCCATTCTACGAATTGAAATTTAAGGCTCTTGTATATAGGTTATTAGAAAATTACCTAGAACAGCTAAAGACAAAAAAAATAATCATTGGCAAAGTCGTTAGTGAGGATGTTAAAAGAATAATTGCCTCCCAAAGGTTTTTACAAAAGAACAACGAAGGCATTTTTCCTGGAATTGATTCTTTGGCTAATGAAGCCTTAATGTCTATAGCCAACTATAAAAAGAAGTTTACTAAAATTTTGGGACTGTCACCTGCGGCCTATTTTTATAATAGTAAATTAGAAAAAGCAAAACAACTCTTAGAAACAAAACAATATACGGTTGGAGAAATAGCAGAGAAGTTAAATTATTCTAGTGCTTCTTATTTGTCAAAAGGGTTTAGTAAACGATATGGAGTTTCTCCAAAAGAATATCAAAATTTATTATAA
- a CDS encoding BspA family leucine-rich repeat surface protein, with protein MKHSYSLVLMCLLWVGLLQTRIYSTNTTSYKSSSLALGNNTIISGLNSDSKNIPDPSTTQAHIALRNLTKKAIAIDPIIPGDAGNFITTWRVAAGDLTIVIPTSGTGYNYTIYWSEVGNPSNQGTITNNTGNQTITFPSAGTYKVEINGDFPHFYINNYADKDKILTVAQWGTIAWKSMRAAFYGASNLTVTASDKPNLSQVTNMNFMFAAASSFNSPINDWDVSNVTNMANLFNTAMVFNQSLSSWDVSNVTDMYAMFTYAIVFNQDISSWDVSNATTLYAMFYGATAFNQNISNWNVSKVTNMALMFSEATSFNQNLGKWNVSSVAYMEAMLNNTALSIANYDNALIGWATQTLKPNVNLGATGQKYCISETARQSIITNYGWNITADSKDCTNNIPSDISLSNNTINQSAGTNATVGTLSSTDADVGDGHTYTLVAGTGDNDNAFFSITATTLKANNASTMCNSTYSIRIRTTDNYASSYEKTFSITVLDDVAPVPDVLVLPTIQRECAVKTSDITVPTATDVCSGIATATTTSPLEYTTPGTYTITWNYVDNNSNTSSQTQTVVVTPSVLEQVTFNDTNVTFDGTTQAITVANLPTGATVAYTITLPTGTVDGNSAINAGVYPVIATITPPPTEVNCNPIELTATLTILKADLTGIEFEGAHYTYDGMSHSILATDLPAGATVSYTNNNQTLAGTYEVTAVITLPNYNDLQLTATLVIDKATTIITADEVQTYTYDGTPKNTVASLNNPEGMLTYTPQQGYTDAGTYPIVISVAETIDYLAASKTIRLVIEKANLTGIAFSGATFTYDGSPHSLAITNLPTGATVVYTNNSQIQAGTYEVTAVVTQPNYNDLQLTATLIIDKANQSIAFDPIPVKNVGTDTDFQLNATASSGLSVYYTSTYSSQTPAATVTPTGLVQLITSGSILITAHQDGNLNYNPASTVQQQLLITSSDNTIHEISINNKVYKNPESELFYLIDCDDNSDVVNVQIKVEMGIQIIPGLSFTIETLRPGIYRQKVTVIAQDGRIRDYEIIVEKKFNFEDIVVTKFDNVLLVNNNSKNNGGYDFIAYEWYRNGELIGTEQYYSAGDKSSDLLGTKSVYSVRMKTTNGIWLTTCEIEIAQKNKYSVKLVPNPVYSGNVLKVISDFPTEEVKNLKISIYDVTGRLLLEKTANQNNTEIIVPSGLPSSAYILRFDTGSTVKSIPFLVH; from the coding sequence ATGAAACACTCCTACTCTCTAGTTTTAATGTGTTTATTGTGGGTTGGATTACTCCAAACACGAATATATAGTACCAATACTACTTCCTATAAATCTTCGTCCCTCGCTTTAGGAAACAATACTATTATTTCAGGATTAAACTCCGATTCAAAAAACATACCCGATCCCTCTACAACCCAAGCCCATATTGCGCTTAGAAACTTGACCAAAAAAGCAATCGCTATAGACCCAATCATTCCGGGTGATGCGGGCAACTTTATCACTACTTGGAGGGTTGCAGCTGGTGATTTGACTATTGTAATTCCTACTTCGGGTACTGGTTACAACTACACTATTTATTGGTCTGAAGTAGGAAATCCGAGTAACCAAGGCACTATTACAAACAATACAGGAAACCAAACGATAACATTCCCTTCTGCTGGGACTTATAAAGTCGAAATCAATGGTGATTTTCCTCATTTTTATATAAACAACTATGCCGATAAAGATAAAATCTTAACAGTAGCCCAATGGGGAACTATTGCTTGGAAAAGTATGCGGGCTGCTTTTTATGGAGCAAGCAATCTCACCGTCACTGCCTCTGATAAGCCCAATTTAAGCCAAGTCACTAATATGAATTTTATGTTTGCAGCAGCAAGCTCTTTTAATAGTCCTATTAATGATTGGGATGTTTCTAATGTAACAAATATGGCTAACCTATTCAATACTGCAATGGTGTTTAATCAAAGCCTTAGTAGTTGGGATGTTTCTAATGTAACCGATATGTATGCTATGTTTACTTATGCAATAGTATTCAATCAGGATATTAGCAGTTGGGATGTTTCTAATGCAACTACTCTGTACGCAATGTTTTATGGAGCAACTGCATTCAATCAAAACATTAGCAATTGGAACGTATCCAAAGTAACCAATATGGCGTTGATGTTTAGTGAAGCTACGAGTTTCAATCAAAATCTCGGTAAGTGGAATGTCTCTTCAGTTGCTTATATGGAGGCGATGTTAAATAACACAGCACTTTCTATAGCTAATTACGACAATGCACTTATAGGTTGGGCAACGCAAACGCTTAAACCCAATGTTAATTTGGGTGCAACAGGTCAAAAATATTGCATAAGTGAAACAGCCCGACAGTCAATTATTACCAATTATGGATGGAACATTACTGCCGACAGTAAAGATTGTACTAACAATATTCCGAGTGATATTAGCCTTAGTAACAATACTATAAACCAAAGTGCGGGTACTAATGCAACTGTAGGTACACTTAGCTCTACTGATGCCGATGTAGGCGATGGCCATACTTATACTCTAGTCGCTGGAACTGGCGATAACGACAATGCCTTCTTTAGTATAACTGCTACAACACTAAAAGCCAATAATGCATCGACTATGTGCAACAGCACCTATAGCATTCGCATTCGTACAACAGATAATTATGCCAGTAGTTATGAAAAAACATTTTCTATAACAGTTCTAGATGATGTAGCCCCTGTGCCCGATGTGCTTGTTTTACCAACCATACAAAGAGAATGTGCAGTAAAGACATCAGATATTACAGTACCTACAGCTACTGATGTTTGCTCTGGAATTGCCACTGCCACTACAACCAGCCCTTTGGAATACACCACTCCCGGCACGTATACCATAACATGGAATTATGTAGACAATAACAGCAATACAAGTTCCCAAACACAAACAGTTGTTGTAACTCCTTCTGTCTTGGAACAAGTAACATTCAATGATACTAACGTGACTTTTGATGGCACTACGCAAGCAATCACTGTAGCCAATCTTCCAACAGGAGCAACTGTAGCCTATACGATTACTTTGCCTACCGGAACTGTTGATGGCAACAGCGCCATAAATGCCGGAGTATATCCTGTTATTGCAACAATAACACCACCACCTACAGAAGTAAACTGCAATCCGATTGAATTAACCGCAACATTAACTATACTCAAGGCTGATTTAACTGGAATTGAATTTGAAGGAGCGCACTATACCTATGATGGTATGTCGCATTCTATCTTGGCTACTGACCTACCAGCAGGCGCAACAGTAAGTTATACCAATAACAACCAAACTCTAGCAGGAACCTATGAGGTAACCGCAGTAATAACACTTCCAAATTACAACGATTTACAATTAACAGCCACTTTAGTAATCGATAAAGCAACCACAATCATTACTGCCGATGAGGTACAAACGTATACTTATGATGGTACTCCAAAAAATACAGTCGCTAGTCTGAATAACCCCGAAGGAATGCTGACTTATACCCCTCAACAAGGTTATACCGATGCAGGTACTTACCCAATTGTGATTTCTGTAGCTGAAACAATCGATTATTTGGCTGCTTCCAAAACGATTCGTTTGGTTATTGAAAAAGCCAATCTTACTGGAATTGCATTTAGTGGAGCAACCTTTACTTACGATGGTAGTCCGCATTCGCTAGCAATAACTAATCTACCCACTGGCGCAACTGTGGTTTACACCAATAACAGCCAGATTCAAGCAGGAACGTATGAGGTAACTGCAGTAGTAACGCAACCCAATTACAATGATTTACAATTGACTGCAACCTTGATTATTGATAAAGCAAATCAGTCGATTGCATTTGATCCTATTCCTGTAAAAAACGTAGGAACTGATACTGATTTTCAATTAAATGCAACGGCTTCATCGGGTTTGAGCGTGTATTACACCTCTACTTATTCTTCTCAAACTCCTGCGGCAACTGTTACTCCTACTGGCTTGGTTCAATTAATAACTTCGGGATCTATATTGATTACAGCACATCAGGATGGAAATCTAAATTATAACCCTGCCTCAACCGTACAACAGCAATTACTGATTACCAGTTCTGACAATACAATTCATGAAATTAGTATCAATAATAAAGTTTATAAAAACCCTGAAAGCGAATTGTTTTATTTGATTGATTGTGACGACAATTCTGATGTGGTAAACGTTCAGATTAAAGTTGAAATGGGCATTCAAATTATTCCGGGGCTATCCTTTACTATTGAAACGCTTCGCCCAGGGATTTACCGTCAAAAAGTAACTGTTATTGCTCAGGATGGAAGAATTAGAGATTATGAAATCATTGTGGAGAAAAAATTTAATTTTGAAGACATTGTAGTTACCAAATTCGATAATGTTCTTTTAGTAAACAACAACTCCAAAAACAATGGTGGCTATGACTTTATAGCCTACGAATGGTACCGAAATGGGGAACTTATCGGAACGGAACAATATTATTCTGCAGGTGACAAATCATCTGATCTTTTAGGCACAAAATCGGTTTATAGTGTACGCATGAAAACAACAAACGGAATATGGTTAACTACTTGCGAAATAGAAATAGCACAAAAAAATAAGTATTCTGTTAAGCTTGTTCCGAATCCTGTTTACAGTGGAAACGTGCTAAAAGTAATAAGTGATTTCCCTACTGAAGAAGTAAAGAACCTCAAAATTAGTATCTATGATGTAACAGGGAGATTGCTACTCGAAAAGACAGCTAATCAAAATAATACTGAAATAATAGTTCCGTCAGGATTGCCCTCTTCAGCGTATATTCTCCGATTTGATACTGGCAGTACTGTTAAATCAATACCGTTTTTAGTACATTAA
- a CDS encoding FISUMP domain-containing protein: MEIRMRFLVILLLLLPVFGSGQTVIGELSEPMSYSLLELSTATIKGGIRMPQLTTIERDNLTTQAFVNDRKAKGLTIYNLDTKCMEYWNVSRWVSLCTGNADISFTPNDPTQPSFPSDGGKIGPFTPVEAPPCTGKIPYTYIVLTGSEFTTIDVTNNNTGAFTINMSSNPTAIARTAIVRIMNNCTAEYKEFLFTQEGNTDLCNVTVAKPAIAVSNGGNLCSGGAVYMEVTNAKADANYIWTVNNIIQGEGTHFRATEAGTYKVYVGAVGCDKLSPNSVSDDVIITLSSGTSPSNPIVLSASNNGIICGAAGEVLLTAYNVPKSSVIAWYKDGKRTNKTGNSITLKAIDEGDWFVVIEDNSCSSLPSKEISIRIDPSSNPLKKPIISINGKPLAQSNIFCSNGRLKLELSNPAGDYTTAVTVKWYNGSEYLGEGKELTITAPSTGNDFALSCIVSDNTGVLCSSEFTETKTLQGNAPATPVISASPPLICGSSNAQLAASLSGGGPYTFQWYKEGELLKGQTEQTLSVSKIGSYQVEAINQSGCISPLSTAVLVGLSDFPNVTWKSVHDKAELNQTKIFQVSDTFNPKTYTWTADNGASIENGQGTNTVRIQFPSTAAIVKVGLIAENDCGISNELIQEVTVETSCVPVAIKKIGMSSDGTILAGNSVTMSVLAEGSNTATAPITYQWKLNGNSISGATSSIYTVNDLKATNSGTYSCVVNNCSNIAVEKSAGTITVLNEEALPEGSGTMAGENCFDIAASNDNTKCGLLALRTANKADFSKWYTYTFTSTGAKNTDLTFVINDPEKAIEKYEVQNDIPASLVNGATYTVKIKYKESLLTSSSVIGRDNDNPVKVTIVALFKTGAIESKSKLEITIKDCECCSGVIDYEGNRYTAKRFGDACWMTQNLRSTVNKNGQSLGTVYLNPGNGAIAVTNTNGALNTGTVTYEVNNTKITESRKDFASKFGLLYGSEQLTILPCPAGWHLPKQAEWTALFGFLVSPSKKMRANDNSYKAAGNNTAYNWGGYAPNDSNNSGFNALPAGSFNFRGAITGFSSHTQFYYMYYNTNHTWVIINYNSDVLKTTSGYGHGGSIRCVKD; encoded by the coding sequence ATGGAAATTAGAATGAGATTTTTAGTCATCCTATTGTTGTTGCTGCCAGTTTTTGGTTCTGGACAAACAGTTATAGGAGAACTTAGCGAACCAATGAGCTATTCTTTATTAGAATTGTCTACAGCAACAATTAAAGGAGGCATACGAATGCCACAATTGACTACAATAGAAAGAGACAATCTTACTACTCAAGCTTTTGTTAATGATAGGAAAGCAAAAGGGCTTACCATTTACAATCTCGATACCAAGTGTATGGAGTATTGGAATGTCTCTAGATGGGTGAGTTTATGTACAGGTAATGCCGATATTAGTTTTACACCTAACGATCCTACCCAACCTTCTTTTCCTTCTGATGGAGGGAAAATAGGTCCGTTTACTCCTGTAGAAGCGCCCCCTTGTACAGGAAAAATACCGTATACGTATATTGTACTTACGGGGAGTGAATTTACTACGATTGATGTTACCAACAACAATACAGGAGCCTTTACTATAAATATGTCTTCTAATCCTACGGCCATTGCGCGTACCGCTATTGTACGAATAATGAATAACTGTACGGCAGAGTACAAAGAATTTTTATTTACACAAGAAGGGAATACCGATTTATGTAATGTTACAGTAGCAAAACCAGCAATAGCAGTAAGCAACGGTGGGAATTTGTGTAGTGGTGGAGCAGTTTATATGGAAGTAACCAATGCCAAAGCCGACGCAAATTATATTTGGACGGTAAATAACATAATACAGGGCGAAGGAACTCATTTTAGAGCTACTGAGGCGGGTACGTATAAAGTATATGTTGGCGCTGTTGGTTGTGATAAATTGTCCCCAAACAGTGTTTCAGACGATGTCATTATTACTTTAAGTTCAGGTACATCACCTAGTAATCCTATTGTTTTATCAGCAAGTAATAATGGAATAATCTGTGGTGCTGCAGGAGAGGTGCTGCTTACAGCTTATAACGTTCCTAAAAGTAGTGTCATTGCTTGGTACAAAGACGGTAAAAGAACCAATAAAACAGGCAATAGTATTACGCTTAAAGCGATTGATGAAGGCGATTGGTTTGTTGTCATTGAAGACAACAGCTGTAGCTCTTTGCCTAGCAAGGAAATTAGTATTAGGATAGACCCATCGAGTAATCCATTAAAAAAACCGATAATCTCGATTAATGGAAAACCGTTAGCACAATCGAATATTTTTTGTAGCAACGGACGATTAAAATTAGAATTAAGTAACCCAGCGGGAGATTATACAACTGCGGTTACAGTGAAGTGGTATAACGGATCAGAGTACCTGGGCGAAGGCAAAGAACTTACTATAACTGCTCCATCTACTGGTAATGATTTTGCACTGTCTTGCATTGTTTCGGATAACACAGGAGTGCTGTGTTCATCAGAGTTTACTGAAACAAAAACACTTCAAGGCAACGCACCAGCGACTCCTGTTATTAGCGCAAGCCCTCCACTTATTTGTGGAAGTTCAAACGCGCAATTAGCAGCCTCTTTATCAGGAGGAGGTCCTTATACTTTTCAATGGTACAAAGAAGGAGAACTTTTGAAAGGGCAAACAGAACAAACCCTATCAGTTTCTAAAATTGGATCGTATCAAGTAGAAGCCATTAATCAAAGCGGCTGTATTAGCCCGCTATCAACTGCTGTTTTAGTAGGTTTATCTGATTTTCCTAATGTAACATGGAAGTCAGTACATGATAAAGCCGAACTCAATCAGACAAAAATATTTCAAGTATCAGATACTTTTAATCCAAAAACCTATACTTGGACAGCAGATAATGGCGCTAGTATAGAAAACGGACAGGGTACCAATACCGTTCGTATCCAATTTCCAAGTACAGCTGCTATAGTAAAGGTTGGATTGATAGCCGAAAATGATTGCGGTATCAGTAACGAATTGATTCAAGAAGTAACAGTTGAAACTAGTTGTGTTCCTGTTGCGATTAAGAAGATTGGCATGAGCTCTGATGGAACAATTCTTGCTGGTAATTCTGTGACTATGTCGGTACTAGCCGAAGGATCAAATACTGCTACAGCGCCTATTACGTATCAGTGGAAATTGAATGGGAATTCGATTTCAGGAGCGACTTCTTCTATCTATACAGTTAATGATCTAAAAGCTACTAATAGTGGTACCTATAGCTGCGTGGTGAATAACTGTAGCAATATAGCCGTAGAAAAATCAGCAGGAACAATTACAGTTCTTAACGAAGAAGCGCTTCCGGAAGGTAGTGGTACTATGGCTGGAGAAAATTGTTTTGATATTGCGGCTTCAAATGACAATACCAAATGTGGTTTGCTAGCTCTTAGAACGGCTAATAAAGCCGACTTTAGCAAATGGTACACCTATACATTTACGAGTACTGGTGCAAAAAATACCGATTTAACCTTTGTAATTAATGATCCTGAAAAAGCAATAGAAAAGTATGAAGTACAAAATGATATTCCAGCTTCTTTAGTAAATGGGGCAACCTATACAGTTAAAATAAAATACAAAGAAAGTTTGTTGACCTCTTCTTCTGTAATAGGGAGAGACAATGACAATCCGGTAAAGGTTACTATAGTAGCTCTTTTTAAAACGGGTGCTATTGAGAGTAAATCAAAACTAGAAATTACAATTAAAGACTGTGAATGTTGTTCTGGTGTTATAGATTATGAAGGCAATAGGTACACCGCAAAGCGTTTTGGAGATGCCTGCTGGATGACGCAGAACTTACGTTCAACTGTTAATAAAAATGGACAAAGTTTGGGTACTGTATATCTTAATCCTGGTAATGGTGCTATTGCTGTTACCAATACAAACGGAGCTCTTAATACAGGTACCGTAACATATGAAGTAAATAATACTAAGATAACAGAATCGCGCAAGGATTTTGCTTCTAAATTTGGTTTATTATACGGATCGGAACAGCTTACTATTCTTCCCTGTCCAGCCGGTTGGCATTTACCTAAACAAGCAGAGTGGACCGCACTGTTTGGTTTTTTAGTAAGTCCTAGTAAAAAGATGAGGGCAAATGATAATAGTTATAAAGCAGCTGGCAATAATACAGCTTACAACTGGGGTGGTTATGCTCCTAATGACAGTAATAATTCTGGATTTAATGCACTTCCAGCAGGGTCTTTTAATTTTAGGGGAGCTATTACAGGTTTTTCTTCTCATACACAATTTTATTATATGTATTATAATACGAATCATACATGGGTTATAATAAATTATAATTCGGATGTATTAAAAACGACATCGGGTTATGGTCATGGAGGAAGTATTCGATGCGTCAAAGATTAA